TTTTCTAATAATAATTCATATTTTATTTGAACTATCAATTGCTCTGTTTGAATCAGACTTTCTACACTTCTTTTCTTTATATAATCTATAGCCGTACTATTTGGTTTGTTATTTAACAAATAATTTTTTGAGTATTGTTCAATTTCTCTATTTCCTTTTATTGTGTAACCTGTAAGTATTGGTTCCGTAAAATCAATATCCCACAGCTGTACTTTACAATACACCTCTTGCAATGATACTTGATTTATATCAAATAATTGTTTATTCCTATAATTAATTGTTTTTTCTTTAGGAGGTTTATCATATATTATGAATAAATCTATATCTCTTGCTTTTTCAAGTTTTTTTGTAGATGAACCATATTTTAAAGCACTAAGCATAACTGAATCCTTTGAAATTATGTTTTCCCAATCATCATTAGTTAAAACACTCATATATCTATCCAGTTAATATGATTCGAACTTGTTAAAAAGCCTCACTCATAAAATTTCGAAAGATTTCCGAGAACAAATAAAAGAAACCAACAAATTTCCGAGAACTCGACGAAAAGAAAAAAAAACCACTAGTCAATTCTAGGTAATGTTTTTAAAATCCTCTTAATTCCTTTATATGTAGGAGCCTCATTCTAAAAAATCCTATTTAAAAAAAATGAGCAACAAAATAATTACCCAAACAAAGAAGTACAAAGATGAAGAAATCCTAAACTTGTTCAATCCACTAATGAAGAAGTGGTGGACAAATACTTTCAAAGAATTTTCACCCCCACAAAAATATTCAATAATGAACATACATAATAGAGAAAACACGTTAGTATCAAGCCCTACGGGTTCAGGAAAAACACTGAGCGCGTTCGCCGCGATAATAAACGAGTTAACCTCTTTAATATTAAATCATAAATTAGAAGATAAAGTGTACTGCATATACATAAGTCCACTAAAAGCACTTGGTAACGACATAGAAAAAAATCTTAATGACCCTTTAAAACAAATAAATACTATATTCGAAGAAAAAACAAAAAAGAAATTAGGCATAAGAGTAGGAGTGAGAACAGGAGATACTAGCGCCGCGGACAAAGCAAAAATGCTAAGAAAACCACCTCACATATTAATTACTACGCCTGAGTCTTTCGCGATTATGCTTACAACTACTAAGTTCAGAGAAAAATTAGCAAGCGCTGAATGGGTAATAGTAGATGAAGTTCATTCTTTAGCAGATAATAAAAGAGGAACACATCTAAGCATAAGCTTAGAAAGAATGGCCGCGACGAACGAGTTCTGCAGAATAGGATTAAGCGCCACTGTTTCCCCACTAGATGAAGTCGCAAAGTTCTTAGTTGGATACGAAGACCCTGATAAAGACATTAATAGGCCTTGCAAAATAATAGATGTTAATTACTTAAAAAAATTAGACTTAAAAGTTCTCAGCCCAGTTAAGAGCTTAATTAATTCTTCTTTTCAAGAAATACACAATTCTACTTATAGAATAATGAACGACTTAATACAAAATCATAGAACCACTCTTATTTTTACAAATACCAGGAGCGCGACTGAACGCGTAGTTCACCAATTAAAAGATAAATATCCTGATACTTACATGAAAATAAAAGAAGTAGAAGCAGAACCAATAGAAGAAAAAGAAGATTACGAAAATGGAGACTCAGAAGAAATAAGAAAAGACACTTCTTACATAGGCGCGCATCACGGCTCATTAAGTCAAGAATTAAGATTAAACATAGAGAACCGATTAAAAAATGGAGAATTAAAAGCTGTAGTTTCTTCAACTTCCTTAGAGCTAGGAATAGACATAGGATACATAGACTTAGTAATACTAATGGGAAGTCCTAAGAGTGTGGCTCGCGCTTTGCAAAGAATAGGCCGATCAGGACACAAATTAGATGATGAATCAAAAGGAAGAATAGTCGCGATGGACCGAGATGACTTAGTTGAGTGTTCAGTTTTATTAAAAGCAGCTATTGATAAAAAAATAGACAAAATACAAGTTCCAAGAAATGTTTACGACGTGTTAGCCCAACAATTATTTGGATTAGCACTAGAAGACAGAATAAAAGTAAAAGACGCATACGCAATAATAAAAAAGAGTTATTCTTACAAAGATCTTAAGCGAGAAGACTTCCAAGAAGTAATAAAGTATTTGTCAGGCGAATACGCGTCATTAGAAGATAGAAACGTTTACGCAAAGATTTGGTACGATGAAGAAACAGGCGAAATGGGAAAAAAAGGAAAATTAGCCCGCGTACTATACATGACTAACGTAGGAACCATACCTGATGAAACAAACGTGAAAGTAAAAATAGGAAAACAATTCATAGGAAGCATAGCCGAGCCATTCCTTGAAAGATTAAAAAGAGGAGACGTATTCGTATTAGGCGGACAAACATATGAATACAAGTACGCACAAGGAATGACTGCTTTCGTAAGCACAAGCATAAATAGGCCTCCAACAGTTCCTAGTTGGTTCTCAGAGATGCTACCTTTAAGCTTTGACTTAGCAATGGAGATACAAAAATTTAGAAGATACCTAGAAGAACTTTTTGCGTCAAA
This DNA window, taken from Candidatus Woesearchaeota archaeon, encodes the following:
- a CDS encoding DEAD/DEAH box helicase, giving the protein MSNKIITQTKKYKDEEILNLFNPLMKKWWTNTFKEFSPPQKYSIMNIHNRENTLVSSPTGSGKTLSAFAAIINELTSLILNHKLEDKVYCIYISPLKALGNDIEKNLNDPLKQINTIFEEKTKKKLGIRVGVRTGDTSAADKAKMLRKPPHILITTPESFAIMLTTTKFREKLASAEWVIVDEVHSLADNKRGTHLSISLERMAATNEFCRIGLSATVSPLDEVAKFLVGYEDPDKDINRPCKIIDVNYLKKLDLKVLSPVKSLINSSFQEIHNSTYRIMNDLIQNHRTTLIFTNTRSATERVVHQLKDKYPDTYMKIKEVEAEPIEEKEDYENGDSEEIRKDTSYIGAHHGSLSQELRLNIENRLKNGELKAVVSSTSLELGIDIGYIDLVILMGSPKSVARALQRIGRSGHKLDDESKGRIVAMDRDDLVECSVLLKAAIDKKIDKIQVPRNVYDVLAQQLFGLALEDRIKVKDAYAIIKKSYSYKDLKREDFQEVIKYLSGEYASLEDRNVYAKIWYDEETGEMGKKGKLARVLYMTNVGTIPDETNVKVKIGKQFIGSIAEPFLERLKRGDVFVLGGQTYEYKYAQGMTAFVSTSINRPPTVPSWFSEMLPLSFDLAMEIQKFRRYLEELFASKTKKEEIMQFIHDYLYVDEYGAESIYEYLWEQYNYAEIPHDKKIVVEHYDDAKNKYIIFHTLYGRRTNDVLSRALGFVVSKMTGKDVEINITDNGFYLLVPRSRNIQVSRAFSMLKEDNLRDIMKHALDKTEVLGRRFRHCAARSLMILRNYRGRNKSVSRQQLNSRLLISAVKRISNDFIILREARREVLEDLMDIKHAEQILKEIENQKIEIKEIHTEIPSPFAFNLISMGYTDIMKMEDKQTFLKNMHNQVLAKISLNKNKQK